One Setaria viridis chromosome 7, Setaria_viridis_v4.0, whole genome shotgun sequence genomic region harbors:
- the LOC117865135 gene encoding protein LURP-one-related 8 yields the protein MGWSPETTPPPPASAAVSIVSSAAAHALTHQDNPGQYINSPHLSSSSTSANSDPAPPQAASTVHTQSRAHMPLPFSPLFYRSPDKKMAKVHPNAADPAEPPSPAPEVEEPPTVLTVWRKSLLFNCDGFTVFDAKGDLAFRVDCYGSGRRRAEVVLMDVAGKPLLTVRRKRLSFLAEHWVIYDGDAAEDESSRPLLSVRRHVSLRASKALAHVTPHAASATSATYVVEGSYGRRACAVRDARGDAVAEVRRKESVGDDVFRLVADPHLGAPLAMGLVIALDEMFAGGRGRSARSSLLRRTWSA from the coding sequence atgggatggtctCCCGAAACCACCCCACCACCGCCCGCGTCAGCCGCCGTCTCGATCGTCTCGTCCGCAGCCGCCCACGCACTCACCCACCAAGACAATCCCGGCCAGTATATAAATTCCCCACACCTCTCGTCCTCTTCCACCTCCGCCAACTCGGATCCGGCACCTCCCCAAGCTGCCTCCACAGTCCACACCCAGAGCAGAGCACACATGCCTTTGCCTTTCTCTCCTCTATTCTATCGATCGCCGGACAAGAAAATGGCCAAGGTGCACCCCAACGCCGCCGACCCAGCTGagccgccctcgccggcgccagaGGTGGAGGAGCCGCCCACGGTGCTGACGGTGTGGCGCAAGTCGCTGCTCTTCAACTGCGACGGCTTCACCGTCTTCGACGCCAAGGGCGACCTCGCCTTCCGCGTCGACTGCTACggctccggccggcgccgcgccgaggTCGTGCTCATGGACGTCGCGGGCAAGCCGCTCCTCACCGTCCGCCGCAAGAGGCTCAGCTTCCTAGCGGAGCACTGGGTCATCtacgacggcgacgccgcggaAGACGAATCCTCCAGGCCGCTCCTCTCCGTCCGACGCCACGTCAGCCTCCGCGCCTCCAAGGCGCTGGCGCACGTCACGCCCCACGCCGCCTCTGCTACCTCCGCGACGTACGTGGTGGAGGGGTCGTACGGGCGGCGGGCCTGCGCGGTGCGCGACGCGCGCGGGGACGCGGTGGCCGAGGTGCGCCGGAAGGAGTCGGTGGGCGACGACGTGTTCCGGCTGGTGGCGGATCCCCACCTGGGCGCACCGCTCGCCATGGGCCTCGTCATCGCCCTCGACGAGATGTTCGCCGGCGGCCGTGGCAGGTCGGCGCGGTCGTCCCTGCTGCGCAGGACATGGTCGGCGTAG
- the LOC117863503 gene encoding uncharacterized protein gives MATLAPGVLLKLLQSMHTDERVAGEHRSPVLQVTAVVPALTASTSDSLLVPSNGFLLNLSDGLHSTYVQLPPADADALLLAARPHLVGHLVHLDRLRFARPVPRAVGLRTVPSSRSLPCVGNPEPLVARPAACARGYVIQPAASPSDAAPPLMPSSGSNTNGADDAVKRTVLGPKNAVAEPAPPPAGSAVKRRFSSPAPSKQQRDPSPSAKGALSRASSPMVVKAASRASSPAVRGTPRATSPAPSKCVVPSLVAAKEENRRAAREPAIVVPSRYRQPSPAGGRRGAASPAVGGRRASLSPSSRRLSGEGTGKKKVGVLVAGISKMSDLGNGSAMKPGRKSWDDPTMALAAAKAGSVMKSKVKVDKDTILRTQEAMSRRLSDATTEQSSNDDSSVDERPKPRKKIDSTTVKAKTVVPKITLHDPKWTDGSIPLDALSDKLSKIGREAIERRDAAAVAAASALQEAMVTESVVRNLSKFSNICSLSKTSNPLPTVDLFLAVYEDTLKWKTIAESMVTIEADMAFLEKSSHDWVHAALATDLEVLKLLNGATESISRMKSINRPKVPSVEPPRASLSRKQSLGASAKVQSKVSPSSPVSCTWNNTESMYEIVELSKTLWREMHMWFLNFVDEALDVGFHLFEDQNVASRGKHSNSITMVLSQFKKISDWLDQVGKIAEEEGTKEKIECLKRKIYGFVISHMGSALESSVSVSSRS, from the exons ATGGCGACGCTCGCGCCGGGTGTTCTGCTCAAGCTCCTGCAGTCCATGCACACCGACGagcgcgtcgccggcgagcaccGCTCCCCGGTGCTCCAGGTCACCGCCGTCGTCCCGGCCctcaccgcctccacctccgactCCCTCCTCGTCCCCTCCAACGGCTTCCTCCTCAACCTCTCCGACGGCCTCCACTCCACCTACGTCCAGCTGccccccgccgacgccgacgcgctcctcctcgccgcgcgcccgcaCCTCGTCGGCCACCTCGTCCACCTCGACCGCCTCCGGTTCGCGCGACCCGTGCCCCGCGCCGTCGGACTCCGCACCGTCCCGTCCTCGCGCTCCCTCCCCTGCGTCGGCAACCCCGAGCCGCTCGTCGCGCGCCCCGCTGCCTGCGCACGCGGATACGTCATCCAGCCCGCCGCGTCCCCAtccgacgccgcgccgccgctcatgCCCTCATCCGGGTCGAACACAAACGGCGCCGACGATGCCGTCAAAAGGACCGTCCTTGGGCCCAAGAACGCCGTCGccgagcccgcgccgccgccggccggctcggCCGTCAAGCGCCGGTTCTCGTCCCCGGCGCCGTCCAAGCAGCAGCGAGATCCGTCGCCCTCCGCCAAAGGCGCCTTATCTCGGGCCTCGTCTCCCATGGTTGTGAAAGCCGCATCCCGGGCCTCCTCGCCCGCGGTGAGGGGCACGCCCAGggcgacgtcgccggcgccgtccaaGTGCGTCGTGCCCAGCCTCGTTGCGGCCAAGGAGGAGAACCGCAGGGCGGCCAGGGAGCCGGCGATTGTCGTGCCGTCGAGGTACAGGCAACCTTCACCGgcgggagggagaaggggagcggcgtctCCGGCGGTAGGCGGGAGGCGAGCATCCCTGTCCCCTAGTTCGCGGCGGCTCTCCGGAGAAGGGACTGGCAAGAAGAAGGTTGGAGTGCTGGTGGCTGGGATCTCCAAGATGTCAGATTTGGGAAATGGGTCGGCCATGAAGCCGGGGAGGAAGAGCTGGGACGATCCAACAATGGCCCTTGCAGCAGCAAAGGCAGGTTCCGTGATGAAATCAAAGGTCAAGGTGGACAAGGATACCATCCTCAGGACTCAG GAAGCAATGTCAAGACGATTAAGTGATGCTACAACAGAACAATCCAGTAATGATGATTCCTCTGTTGATGAGCGGCCAAAGCCTCGTAAGAAGATTGACTCTACTACGGTAAAGGCAAAAACCGTAGTTCCAAAGATTACACTTCATGATCCTAAATGGACTGATGGAAGCATTCCATTGGATGCACTTTCTGATAAACTCTCAAAGATCGGAAGG GAAGCTATTGAACGGAGAGATGCAGCAGCAgttgctgctgctagtgctCTGCAAGAGGCGATGGTCACTGAATCAGTTGTCAGGAACCTAAG CAAGTTCTCAAACATTTGCTCGTTGTCAAAGACCTCCAATCCACTCCCAACAGTCGATCTTTTCCTTGCTGTATATGAAGATACTCTCAAGTGGAAGACAATTGCTGAGTCTATGGTGACTATTGAGGCTGATATGGCATTCTTGGAGAAATCATCTCATGATTGGGTTCATGCTGCCTTAGCCACTGATCTAGAAGTCCTCAAGCTACTGAACGGTGCCACTGAATCCATCTCTCGGATGAAGAGCATCAATAGGCCAAAGGTGCCTTCAGTGGAACCACCAAGAGCAAGCCTGTCCAGGAAGCAGTCACTTGGAGCTTCTGCAAAGGTCCAATCTAAGGTCTCACCGAGCTCTCCAGTGAGCTGCACATGGAATAACACTGAGAGCATGTACGAGATAGTTGAGCTTTCTAAGACCTTGTGGCGTGAGATGCACATGTGGTTCCTGAATTTTGTGGATGAGGCATTGGATGTGGGCTTCCACTTGTTTGAAGATCAAAATGTTGCAAGTAGGGGAAAGCACAGCAACAGCATAACGATGGTTCTATCACAGTTCAAGAAGATCAGCGACTGGTTGGATCAAGTCGGTAAGATTGCTGAGGAAGAGGGAACCAAGGAGAAGATTGAGTGCTTGAAACGGAAGATATACGGGTTTGTCATTAGCCACATGGGGTCTGCATTGGAGAGCTCCGTCTCAGTTTCCTCTAGGAGTTGA
- the LOC117862960 gene encoding protein LURP-one-related 8, translated as MGKVHPNAVAPEPATTTVRRSAEEEAPAVLTVWRKSLLFNCDGFTVFDAKGDLAFRVDCYGSSRRRAEVVLMDVAGKPLLTVRRKRLSLLGEHWVIYDGDAADAAAGKAKPLLSVRRHVSLKASSKTLAHVTPMASAATSAAFKVEGSYGRRACAVRDARGDAVAEVRRKESVGDDVFRLVADPRLGAPLAMGLVIALDEMFAGGRGSARSLLRRTWSA; from the coding sequence ATGGGCAAGGTGCATCCCAACGCCGTCGCGCCAGAGCCCGCCACAACCACCGTCAGACGatcggccgaggaggaggcgccggcggtGCTGACGGTGTGGCGCAAGTCCCTGCTCTTCAACTGCGACGGCTTCACCGTCTTCGACGCCAAGGGCGACCTCGCCTTCCGCGTCGACTGCTATggctccagccgccgccgcgccgaggtCGTCCTCATGGACGTCGCGGGGAAGCCGCTCCTCACCGTCCGCCGCAAGAGGCTCAGCCTCCTCGGGGAGCACTGGGTCATCtacgacggcgacgccgccgacgcAGCAGCAGGCAAAGCCAAGCCGCTCCTCTCCGTCCGGCGCCACGTCAGCCTCAAAGCTTCCAGCAAGACGCTAGCGCACGTCACGCCCATGGCCTCTGCTGCTACCTCCGCGGCGTTCAAGGTGGAGGGCTCGTACGGGCGGCGTGCCTGCGCGGTGCGCGACGCGCGCGGGGACGCGGTGGCCGAGGTGCGCCGGAAGGAGTCGGTGGGCGACGACGTGTTCCGGCTGGTGGCGGACCCCCGCCTGGGCGCGCCGCTGGCCATGGGGCTCGTCATCGCCCTCGACGAGATGTTCGCCGGCGGCCGTGGCTCGGCGCGGTCCCTGCTGCGCAGGACATGGTCGGCGTAG